DNA from Petropleomorpha daqingensis:
TGCCCCACCTCACCGACGTGAACGCCGACCTGGCGCGGTTGCGGGCGATGGTCGACTTCCGCGCCTCCGGGCAGGCGTTCGACGCGGTCGGGGTCGACATCGAGGACCTCTCCGTCGCCGACGTCGACACCCGCAACGCCCGGCTGGTCGACCTCTCGTCCCGTCTGGCCGCGGCGGCGCCGTCGACGACCCTGGGCGCGATCGTGCTGCCCCCGGTGGTCACCGACGTGCTCAACACGAACTACTGGCCGCGGTTCCCGTGGCACCAGCTCGCGCCCTACTACCAGGTGTGGCTGCCGATGGCGTACTGGAGCAACCGCACCGTGGAGTCGGGCTGGCGGGACGCCTACCGGTACACGGCGGAGAACATCTCGCGGGTGCGGGGCGACCTCGGGGAGCCGTGCGCGGCGGTATCGGTGATCGGCGGCTACGGGACCGCGATCACCGCCGCCGAGTACCAGCAGATGGCGCGGGCCGCGACCGACCAGGGAGCGGTGGGGGTGTCGATCTTCGACTGGACGACCACCCCGGCGGCGTCGTGGCCGGCGGTCCGCGGGTACGACGTCCGCGGCTGCTGAGGCCGCCCCCGGTCGCCTGATCAGGTGGTTGTGCCGGTCACCGAGCGTCGCGTTGTCCACAGATCGGCTGGTGAGCGCCCCGCGGACCGTCCAGTTCTCTTAGAGTCCCGGGGTCCTGGCGAAGGAAGACCGAGGCCGTACGGGGGTGCTGTGCCGACTGCTCTGGACGTCGTGGACGGCGAGGTCCGTGAGCTGATCCGCCGGCGCGGCCTGGATCCGTTCACCGACCCCGCGCCGGTGCGCGTGCTCGTGCGCGATGTGGTCGCCGACTACTCCGAGCGCTCGCTGACCTCGGCGCTGCCGCCGATCGGCGACGCGGAGTCCGTCGTCCGCGACGTGCTCGACCGCGTCGCCGGCTTCGGGCCGCTGCAGCGCTACCTCGACGACCCCGAGGTCGAGGAGGTCTGGGTCAACGAGCCGGGCCGGGTGTTCGTCGCCCGCCGCGGCCGCAGCGAGCTGACGACGACGATCCTCGAGGCCGGCGAGCTGGCCGACCTCGTCGAGCGCATGCTGCGCACGAGCGGTCGACGCATCGACATGTCGACCCCGTTCGTCGACGCGGTGCTGCCCGACGGCTCCCGGCTGCACGTCGTCATCCCGGACATCACCCGCCGGCACATGGCGGTCAACATCCGCAAGTTCGTGCTGCAGGCGCACAGCCTCGACGAGCTCGTCGCGCTCGGCACGCTGACGGCGCAGGCCGCGCGGTTCCTCGAGGCCGCCGTCGCGTCCGGTCTCAACGTTCTCGTCTCCGGTGGCACGCAGGCCGGGAAGACCACCCTCCACACCTGGGCGGACCAACATGGGTTACTGCCCGCGATGACCGTCGGCGCCGGTCAACAGGCCGGATTCAACGGTCGGCGTCCTAGTCCGTGAGGATGCAGGGGTGAAGGCGAGTAGCGACTACTGGGCTGCCATGACTCAAGTCTTGCCGGTCGTCGCACTAGCAATTGTCTTGGAAATCCGCTTGGTAGTGAGCAGGTGGAATGAAGGTTTTCCGCGCTGGCTCCGCGCCCTGCAATCCACGCTCTGGGCGGGGATTCTTGCAGTCCTAGCTTTCGGTGAGACCAATGCATTGCGTGCACTGCGGGGCGACAAAGTGGCGTCCTGGTGGCCCGCGGCATGCGAGATCGCGGTGGGTTGCGGAATGGGCATCCTCATCATCTCGCCTGCTCTGGAGATTCTCGTGCGGGCCAACGCGGAAATCGTTGCGCGGCTCGTAGCCGCGCATCCCCTGGTGCGCTTGAAATCCTGGAGATTGCATCTGCAGGCGAATCGATACATGCGCCTCACGGAACGGGAATTGCGTCATCATGAATTCAAGCTCTATTACAACATGTGGCGCTTGACCCAGATGGAGAAGTGGCAGGAAGAGGCTGCCAGTCTGGCTGTCCAGGGCCTCGACCAGGTTGCGGAGTCCGAGAGGGGCCGCGTACGGAGGATCATCAACGAGCTACCAGGACTGCGCGCCGAGTTGGCCAGCATCCGGGACGACGTGCAGGGGAGCATTCTTGACTTGAGGGAACGGTTCAAGGCGTTCCATGCCCGTAAGGCCGAGACGCTGAGCAAGCGTCAGCGTTGGCGCGAAGACTGGCGCAGCTTCAATGCAA
Protein-coding regions in this window:
- a CDS encoding ATPase, T2SS/T4P/T4SS family yields the protein MPTALDVVDGEVRELIRRRGLDPFTDPAPVRVLVRDVVADYSERSLTSALPPIGDAESVVRDVLDRVAGFGPLQRYLDDPEVEEVWVNEPGRVFVARRGRSELTTTILEAGELADLVERMLRTSGRRIDMSTPFVDAVLPDGSRLHVVIPDITRRHMAVNIRKFVLQAHSLDELVALGTLTAQAARFLEAAVASGLNVLVSGGTQAGKTTLHTWADQHGLLPAMTVGAGQQAGFNGRRPSP